In Pengzhenrongella sicca, a single genomic region encodes these proteins:
- the hemL gene encoding glutamate-1-semialdehyde 2,1-aminomutase, which yields MTDPTTPSATATATATAPAAAPRSAELFARARAALPGGVNSPVRAYGSVGGTPRFLVSAHGPYVVDADGREYVDLVCSWGPAILGHAHPAVVDAVQRAAARGLSFGAPTPSETELAEEILRRVPAAERVRLVSTGTEATMTAVRLARGITGRDLIVKFAGCYHGHVDGLLAQAGSGVATLALPGSAGVTAATAAETIVLPYNDLAAVEAAFAERGDRIAAVITEASPANMGVVPPLPGFNAALARIAHAHGALLIQDEVLTGFRVSPAGWWGLEGRAEGWAPDLFAFGKVIGGGLPVAAIAGPAALMDQLAPLGPVYQAGTLSGNPVATAAGLATLRAADAGVYARMDDVAAQLGDAVSAALSAAGVAHGIQRAGSLFSVMFGADAAAGVRDYAGAQAQETYRYAPFFHAMLAGGVNLPPSVFEAWFVSAAHDDAALDRIVAALPAAARAAAAATAPRA from the coding sequence GTGACCGACCCGACCACTCCGTCCGCGACCGCGACCGCCACCGCGACCGCCCCGGCCGCCGCGCCCCGCTCCGCCGAGCTGTTCGCGCGGGCCCGGGCGGCGCTGCCCGGCGGGGTGAACTCGCCCGTGCGCGCCTACGGGTCGGTCGGGGGGACCCCGCGCTTCCTCGTGTCCGCGCACGGCCCGTACGTCGTCGACGCCGACGGCCGCGAGTACGTCGACCTCGTGTGCTCGTGGGGCCCGGCGATCCTCGGGCACGCCCACCCCGCCGTCGTCGACGCCGTGCAGCGCGCCGCCGCGCGCGGGCTCTCGTTCGGGGCGCCGACACCGTCCGAGACCGAGCTCGCCGAGGAGATCCTGCGCCGGGTGCCCGCCGCCGAGCGGGTCCGGCTCGTCTCGACCGGCACCGAGGCGACGATGACCGCGGTCCGGCTCGCGCGCGGGATCACCGGCCGCGACCTCATCGTGAAGTTCGCCGGCTGCTACCACGGCCACGTGGACGGGCTGCTCGCGCAGGCCGGCTCCGGGGTCGCGACTCTCGCCCTGCCCGGCTCGGCCGGCGTCACCGCCGCGACCGCCGCGGAGACGATCGTGCTCCCCTACAACGACCTCGCCGCCGTCGAGGCGGCGTTCGCCGAGCGCGGCGACCGGATCGCGGCGGTCATCACCGAGGCGTCCCCGGCCAACATGGGCGTCGTCCCGCCGCTGCCGGGGTTCAACGCCGCCCTGGCCCGGATCGCCCACGCGCACGGCGCGCTGCTCATCCAGGACGAGGTGCTCACCGGGTTCCGGGTGAGCCCGGCCGGCTGGTGGGGCCTGGAGGGCCGGGCGGAGGGCTGGGCGCCGGACCTGTTCGCGTTCGGCAAGGTGATCGGCGGCGGGCTGCCGGTCGCCGCGATCGCCGGCCCGGCCGCGCTCATGGACCAGCTCGCGCCGCTCGGGCCGGTCTACCAGGCCGGCACGCTCTCGGGGAACCCCGTCGCGACGGCCGCTGGCCTCGCGACCCTGCGCGCCGCCGACGCCGGCGTCTACGCGCGGATGGACGACGTCGCGGCCCAGCTCGGCGACGCCGTCTCGGCCGCGCTCTCGGCCGCGGGGGTCGCCCACGGCATCCAGCGCGCCGGCAGCCTGTTCAGCGTCATGTTCGGCGCCGACGCCGCCGCCGGGGTCCGCGACTACGCGGGCGCGCAGGCGCAGGAGACGTACCGGTACGCGCCGTTCTTCCACGCGATGCTCGCGGGCGGCGTCAACCTGCCGCCGTCCGTCTTCGAGGCCTGGTTCGTCAGCGCCGCGCACGACGACGCGGCGCTCGACCGCATCGTCGCGGCGCTCCCGGCCGCGGCCCGCGCGGCCGCCGCCGCGACCGCGCCGCGTGCGTAG
- a CDS encoding CPBP family intramembrane glutamic endopeptidase, whose protein sequence is MSADSDVPAAATPAAAPPPGRGALRRRLTAEVWIVLGLSLGQSGVYAIVNIVARLTAGTPLKDQATTLNPSLSPRPYLDLTYQVLGIAFALVPVALALYLLSANGRSAVRRLGLTTARPLRDLGVGVGLAAAIGLPGLALYAAGRALGITVQVQASALNDAWWTIPILILAALQNALLEEVIAVGYLMERLRELRWSTPATLAASALLRGSYHLYQGYGAFVGNVVMGVVFAEYFRRTRRVLPLVIAHTLLDIVAFVGYALIPAHWRAALGLN, encoded by the coding sequence ATGTCCGCCGACTCCGACGTCCCCGCCGCTGCCACCCCCGCCGCGGCGCCGCCCCCGGGCCGGGGAGCCCTGCGCCGTCGCCTGACCGCCGAGGTGTGGATCGTGCTCGGGCTCTCGCTCGGGCAGTCGGGCGTGTACGCGATCGTCAACATCGTCGCGCGGCTGACGGCGGGGACCCCGCTCAAGGACCAGGCGACCACGCTCAACCCGAGCCTGTCCCCGCGGCCCTACCTCGACCTGACCTACCAGGTGCTGGGGATCGCGTTCGCGCTCGTGCCGGTCGCGCTCGCGCTCTACCTGCTGTCCGCCAACGGGCGCAGCGCGGTGCGGCGGCTCGGGCTGACCACGGCGCGGCCCCTGCGCGACCTGGGCGTCGGGGTCGGGCTCGCCGCGGCGATCGGCCTGCCCGGCCTCGCGCTCTACGCCGCCGGCCGCGCGCTCGGGATCACCGTCCAGGTGCAGGCCTCGGCGCTCAACGACGCCTGGTGGACCATCCCGATCCTCATCCTCGCCGCGTTGCAGAACGCGCTGCTCGAGGAGGTGATCGCGGTCGGCTACCTGATGGAGCGGCTGCGCGAGCTGCGCTGGTCGACGCCCGCGACCCTGGCCGCGAGCGCCCTGCTGCGCGGCTCGTACCACCTCTACCAGGGCTACGGGGCGTTCGTAGGCAACGTCGTAATGGGCGTCGTGTTCGCCGAGTACTTCCGGCGCACGCGCCGCGTCCTGCCGCTCGTCATCGCGCACACGCTGCTCGACATCGTCGCGTTCGTTGGCTATGCCCTGATCCCCGCGCACTGGCGCGCCGCGCTCGGCCTCAACTGA